ACCCAGCTGTGGGGGTTGTTTTTCCACTCCGCTTTGAAACACAGCGGTTCACCGTTCCCATCAACGGGCAGCATCGTGCACGCCGTAAAATCGATGCCGATGCCGATCACATCAGCGAGGTTTACGCCAGACTGTTTGATGACGGCCGGAACGGATTGTTTCAGGACTTCAATATAATCCCCCGGATGTTGCAAGGCCCAGTCCGGTTCCAATTTCACACCGGAGCCCGGCAGTTGTTCGTCAATGACACCATGGGGATAGGGGGTAACGTGTTCGCCCAATTCTGTTCCATCTGACAGATCAACCAGAACCGCACGGCCTGATTCGGTGCCAAAGTCGATGCCGATGGCAAATTTACTTGACATGACGATCACCCTCCCAACACTGTTTATTGTCCATAGTAAGCGTTTTCTCCATGCTTTCTTAAAAAGTGCCGGTCCAGTAAGGTCTGCTCCATTGGCTTCGCTTCAGGATTTAAACTGTAGGTCCTGGCTGCCATCTTGGCCACTTCTTCCAGGACCACCGCATGATAAACAGCGCTGTGCGGATCCTTGCCCCAGGTAAACGGTGCATGGCCATGGACTAACACACCGGGAACCTGTAGCGGATCCAGTTGACGGAAGGTTTCGATAATAACATGCCCTGTTTCACGCTCATAAGCCCCCTCTATTTCCGCTGTGGTCATCTTCCTTGTACACGGAATTTCACCGTAAAAATAATCGGCATGGGTGGTGCCTAAAGCGGGGATGCCCCGCCCCGCTTGTGCCCAGCTGGTGGCCCATGGTGAATGCGTGTGCACAATACCGCCGATCTGCGGAAATGCCTTGTACAGGACTAAATGGGTGGGCGTGTCTGAGGATGGCTTCAACTTCCCTTCCACCACATTTCCGTCTAAATCAACCACAACCAGATCATCCGGGCTTAAGGCCTCATAGGATACACCGCTCGGTTTAATGACAACAAGCCCTTTTTCACGGTCTATGCCACTGGCATTTCCCCAAGTAAAAGTAACCAGGCCATGTTTGGGCAGCGCTTGGTTGGCTTTAAGCACCGCTTCCTTTAACCTGTCTAACATGCTAAACACCCCTCCCTCAACCAAAAGTAAATACATTTCATAAATATATTATAATTTTGTACGTACAATTTGTCTAATTGATTTTTTTGGTTGATTCCCTGACAACCAACTCAGGCTTGTAAACGACTGTTTCAGCATCCATTTTTTCTTGCCGGTTAATCATGTTGAGCAGCATTTCAGCCGCTTTGGAACCCAGCTCTTCTTTTGGGTGGGTCAAAGTGGTCAATTTCACTTCCGTAGCCGTTGCCAAGGGCGAGTCATCGAAGCCAACAATGGACAGATCCCCGGGAATGTCCAGCCCAACCTTTCTCACCGCTTCAAGCAGGTGCACAGCCAGTTCGTCATTATAACAAACCAGTGCGCTCGGCCTTTCCTCCGGTTGGGACAACAAAGAGAGGGCTGTCTCATAGGGTTTGCTCCACTTCTCTTCCGTCTGATACTGGATCACGGATTCGGGATGCAGCGGAATGTGGTATGTTTGGTGGGCCCGTATAAAGCCTTTTAACCGGCGCACACCCTGCACATCGTCCGTTTTAAAAAAGCCGGCGATCTTGCGGTGCCCCAGTTGAATCAGGTGCTCTGTGCCCAGAAAAGTGCCCAGCTCATCATCCACTTCCACGCTGGGACAATTCAATTCCGGGTAACGGGCATTGATCATGATATAGGGTATATGGTTCTGTTCCAGGGACAAATAGTAGTGGAGATTGGGGTTGCCGAGAGCACTCTTCGTCGGTTCGATGATCAGTCCGCTTAAGGGCTGCTCCAACATCTTCTGTAAACTGGCCCGTTCTTCAGTCTTGTTGTTATCTGTGCTGGCCAGGAGCAAATGGTATCCTTTTTTGCGCAAAGCCGCCTCAGCCCCTCTGACAATGTGAGGGAAAATATAATCCGAAATATAGGTGGTGACCATGCCTATGGTATGATTATTTTTCTTTTCGCGGATTGGAAGCGGTTGGGATACAAATGTCCCTTTACCCTGTATCCGCTTGAGCCAACCCTCTTGCTCCAATACCCCCAACGTTTGTCTGACAGTTTGCCGGCTCATGCCAAACTGGTCAGCAATGTCATGCTCTGTAGGCATTTGGTCACCTGGCTTTAATCTCCCTGTGTGGATCCAGGACAGTATCTCCTGTTTCAACTGCAAGTATTTGGGTAATTGTTTCTGCTTCATAGTTCACCTCTATTAAACAAAATGGTATCTATAGCAAATGTACTACTGGCAAATCTTAGTTGTACGTATATCATTCTTGGCTTGCTTCCCAGATGTAGCGTACATTTGTTACAATTCATTATAAACAATATGGGAGCGGATAGCATGGAGATCAAAGCCGTTTTTTCGGGATAGATGATACGTTATATGATCAATTGCTTCCTTTCCAAGAAGCATTTGCAGAACTTTTTCCCCATTTAGCTGATATTCTCCCTGTAGAAAAACTGTATAAACGGCAGATATTATAGTGATCTCTCAAACTTCCCCTTGGTATGATTACCAATGGCCCCGGCGCCCACCAGCGGAAAAAAATGAATATTCTGGGCTTAACCCCTTTTTTCCATCCCCGGCTTATTCTGGTCTCCGACGAAGTGGGCGTGGCGAAGCCTGATCCGGGGATATTTGAACAAGCACAAAACAGAGTGGGATATCCGCCTGACCAACTCCTCTATGTGGGTGACTCCTGGACAAATGACGTGATGGCTCCCATTCGGGCCGGGTGGCACACTGTGTGGTTTAATCACCGCAAAAAAAAGGCTGAATCACACCACAAGCCCTTGCTGGAAGTGGCCCGGTTGGATTCAATCCTGCCTCTGTTTAACACAATGCGGGTCGGATAACCACCCCGCTTATGAACGACAAAAGCTTATACCTCCATCGCAAACGCTATCCCACTTTAAAGTTAATATTCCCTAATCCAGACCAGCATCTCACCTGCATCACGGTTACTCCAGGCATAATAGGGTATGGCTTTGATCTCTATCGGCACTTTGCTCACCGCTTGCGGGGAGTACAGTTCATCACCAATACCTTCCATATCTGTTCGCACACCCCATCCTTTAATGACATATACCCCTTCAAGCAGTGTTGCATCAAATTGCCCGGCCAGTTTAGCCGCCTCAGGCAGGACGATATCTTGAAGATTTTGGCCATTGTCTGCTTCCTCAAGGCAAAAAACCACCGGCCCCCGCTGCAGGGCCACCTTGCCGGCATTGGCCCTGACTTCAGGGTGTGCTCTCATACGCTGAATCTCCATGGCAAAAAACACTTCAAGGCTATCTCCCGGTTGCCACATTCGCTCAATGTATAGATACCCCTTGGCTGTCTTCCCTTGGGTCTGGAGCTTTTCACCGTTAATTTTAACCTCGGTCCGGGCAGACCAGGCGGGAAGGCGCAGCGCCAAAGTCCATTTTAAGGGCTTGTTCTGACTAATCACCAGTTTCACCTGGCCATCCCATGGGAATCCTGAACTTTGCACCAGCTTCACCCGTTCCCCGTTTATTTCTGCCTCCGCTTCACTGCTGATATATTGATGAACAAATATTTGCTTCAGGGGCTCACATTGTGAATAGAGGTATTGTCCTAAAGAGGCGAGCAGCCTGGCAATATTAGGCGGGCAGCAGGCACAACCGAACCATGGTTGTCGGGTGATTTTAACACTCTTCATGTCATGGCGGTGATTGGCGGTGGCCGGCCACACTTCCAAAGGATTGACATAAAAGTAGCTTTTTCCGTCCAGAGAAATGCCGCTTAAGATACCATTATACAGTGCCCGCTCGATCACATCGGCATATTGGCTGTCAGCTTCGATTTGGAGCATCCGGTGGGCCCAAAATACTAAACCAATGGCAGCGCAAGTTTCGGCATAAGATCGGTCAT
This Caldalkalibacillus uzonensis DNA region includes the following protein-coding sequences:
- the araD gene encoding L-ribulose-5-phosphate 4-epimerase — encoded protein: MLDRLKEAVLKANQALPKHGLVTFTWGNASGIDREKGLVVIKPSGVSYEALSPDDLVVVDLDGNVVEGKLKPSSDTPTHLVLYKAFPQIGGIVHTHSPWATSWAQAGRGIPALGTTHADYFYGEIPCTRKMTTAEIEGAYERETGHVIIETFRQLDPLQVPGVLVHGHAPFTWGKDPHSAVYHAVVLEEVAKMAARTYSLNPEAKPMEQTLLDRHFLRKHGENAYYGQ
- a CDS encoding GntR family transcriptional regulator; the protein is MKQKQLPKYLQLKQEILSWIHTGRLKPGDQMPTEHDIADQFGMSRQTVRQTLGVLEQEGWLKRIQGKGTFVSQPLPIREKKNNHTIGMVTTYISDYIFPHIVRGAEAALRKKGYHLLLASTDNNKTEERASLQKMLEQPLSGLIIEPTKSALGNPNLHYYLSLEQNHIPYIMINARYPELNCPSVEVDDELGTFLGTEHLIQLGHRKIAGFFKTDDVQGVRRLKGFIRAHQTYHIPLHPESVIQYQTEEKWSKPYETALSLLSQPEERPSALVCYNDELAVHLLEAVRKVGLDIPGDLSIVGFDDSPLATATEVKLTTLTHPKEELGSKAAEMLLNMINRQEKMDAETVVYKPELVVRESTKKIN
- a CDS encoding glycoside hydrolase family 127 protein, whose amino-acid sequence is MKPISLKDVQINDSFWSKRQRVVRETVIPYQWDALNDNIPGAEKSHTIENFRIAAGETEGQFYGMVFQDSDLAKWLEAVAYVLVHQRDEDLEKLADEVIDLLERAQQPDGYLNTYFTVKKPEGRWTNLRDDHELYCAGHLIEAAVAYDEATGKRKFLDIICRYADYIASVFGTEPGKIRGYDGHPEIELALVKLYKATGQRKYLELSKYFVEERGRQPHFFDQEAERRGEKEWFISHEYYQAHLPVRQQKTAEGHAVRAVYLFSAMADLAAEYGDQRLFDVCKTLWNNVTRKRMYITGGIGSSHYLERFTVDYDLPNDRSYAETCAAIGLVFWAHRMLQIEADSQYADVIERALYNGILSGISLDGKSYFYVNPLEVWPATANHRHDMKSVKITRQPWFGCACCPPNIARLLASLGQYLYSQCEPLKQIFVHQYISSEAEAEINGERVKLVQSSGFPWDGQVKLVISQNKPLKWTLALRLPAWSARTEVKINGEKLQTQGKTAKGYLYIERMWQPGDSLEVFFAMEIQRMRAHPEVRANAGKVALQRGPVVFCLEEADNGQNLQDIVLPEAAKLAGQFDATLLEGVYVIKGWGVRTDMEGIGDELYSPQAVSKVPIEIKAIPYYAWSNRDAGEMLVWIREY